The following are encoded in a window of Halosolutus halophilus genomic DNA:
- a CDS encoding UxaA family hydrolase, which yields MTDFLGYERSDGSIGIRNFVPIIATAPYANDTVKRAAEIVDDAIPITHPLGRCQTKPDVFQTYRTLLGYATHPNTYGAVVVAHAGEIVDGDELADDIAETGRPSASINIHDEKGVMNGLKATVNATREMVQDASAQQRQPHDISNLTFGINCATSDTTSGLCQHKATAGAAWRLIDEGGRAVFAETPEFFGGEEGLAERAVNDDVAQKILDYVDNWDQRLQETGYDVRGAQPTPDNMDGGLTTIEEKALGALVKSGDGPIQDLVDYAEQIPEESGMYIMDSPGHGAESVTGIGAGGAHFMIISTGQGHTLSNAIMPTIKITGNPGSAERVPEETDVDVSEALVGDQTIDWATDELWDEIMEVVNGKQTLSEVLGESQFAIHRIGPST from the coding sequence ATGACAGACTTTCTCGGATACGAACGATCTGACGGCAGTATTGGCATTCGAAACTTCGTCCCGATCATCGCGACGGCCCCGTACGCCAACGACACGGTAAAGCGAGCGGCGGAGATCGTCGACGACGCGATCCCGATCACCCATCCGCTGGGGCGGTGTCAGACGAAACCCGACGTCTTCCAGACCTACCGGACGCTGCTCGGCTATGCCACCCACCCGAACACCTACGGGGCGGTCGTGGTCGCCCACGCCGGCGAGATCGTTGACGGCGACGAACTGGCCGACGACATCGCGGAGACCGGCCGCCCGAGTGCGAGCATCAACATCCACGACGAGAAGGGCGTGATGAACGGCCTCAAAGCCACCGTCAACGCCACCCGCGAGATGGTCCAGGACGCCAGCGCCCAGCAGCGCCAGCCCCATGACATCTCGAATCTCACCTTCGGGATCAATTGTGCGACCTCGGACACCACCAGCGGCCTCTGCCAGCACAAGGCCACTGCAGGGGCCGCCTGGCGGCTCATCGACGAAGGCGGCCGCGCCGTCTTCGCGGAAACGCCGGAGTTCTTCGGCGGTGAGGAAGGGCTGGCCGAACGCGCGGTCAACGACGACGTCGCCCAGAAGATTCTGGACTACGTCGATAACTGGGACCAGCGACTGCAAGAGACCGGCTACGACGTCCGGGGCGCCCAGCCGACGCCGGACAACATGGACGGTGGGCTGACGACCATCGAGGAGAAAGCCCTCGGCGCGCTGGTCAAATCCGGCGACGGCCCCATCCAGGACCTGGTCGACTACGCCGAGCAAATTCCCGAGGAGAGTGGCATGTACATCATGGACTCGCCCGGCCACGGCGCAGAATCAGTCACCGGGATCGGTGCCGGCGGCGCACACTTCATGATCATCTCTACGGGCCAGGGCCACACCCTCTCGAACGCGATCATGCCGACGATCAAGATCACCGGGAACCCCGGCAGCGCCGAACGCGTTCCCGAAGAAACCGACGTCGACGTCAGTGAGGCACTGGTCGGCGACCAGACGATCGACTGGGCCACCGACGAACTCTGGGACGAGATCATGGAGGTCGTCAACGGCAAGCAAACACTCAGCGAAGTGCTCGGCGAGAGCCAGTTTGCGATCCACCGGATCGGCCCATCGACGTAA
- a CDS encoding UxaA family hydrolase: MGDSHIVAVESDDNVATAIRELEDGETVTVGVGDDEVRVEVTEDVTFGHKIALEDIPEGETVYKYGLSIGYASRDIEAGEWVHAHNVESNYGRGDLAEETA; this comes from the coding sequence ATGGGTGACTCCCACATCGTAGCGGTAGAATCAGATGACAACGTCGCGACCGCCATTCGTGAACTCGAGGACGGGGAAACGGTGACGGTCGGCGTCGGCGACGACGAAGTCAGGGTCGAGGTGACTGAGGACGTCACGTTTGGCCATAAGATCGCCCTCGAGGACATCCCTGAGGGCGAGACGGTGTACAAGTACGGACTCAGTATCGGCTACGCCTCTCGGGATATCGAGGCGGGCGAGTGGGTCCACGCGCATAACGTCGAGAGCAACTACGGTCGCGGCGACCTGGCAGAAGAGACCGCATAA